TCGACAGCTACATCGGCGGGTTCGTCCTCCAGGAGGCGAACCTGCCGGTGACGACGCCGGACGATGTCGAGGCAGTGGCCGGCAGCATCCTCGAGCACCTGCCGGTGGACGAGTTGCCGTACCTCACAGAGATGATCGTCGACCACGCCCTGCGGCCGGGCTACGACCACACGAGCGAGTTCGGCTACGGCCTGGACCTGATTCTGGATGCGCTCGAAGTTCGCCGGAGGTAGAGCCCCGATACCGCTACGGGAGACTCACCTTGCCCCTCCCCGGAAACGCTCGCAGCGGGGACTGGCGGCGCGTTCAGATTCACCCGCAGCGCGCAGTACCTGCTCAGCCCGATCCTGTTCCCCCTCGAGGAGCCGACAGGGGACGACCCCCGGGGGTCACTCCTTGACGCTGAGGCCCAGGTTGGTCGCGAGGGTGATCGCCTGAACCGGGTCGATGATCGCCCCGGCGATCTCGCAGGTGACCGGGTCGAGCGAGGTGAGGTCGCTGCCCCGCAGGTCGCAGCGGGTGAAGTCGGCCTTGCTCAGCCAGGCCCCCGACAGATCGCACCCCTTCACCTTGGCGCCCGCGAAACGCGCCCCCGTCAGGTCGGCCTCTTTCATCCGCACGTCGGCGAACGAGGCGTTGCGCAGGTCGGCGCCCGGCAGCCCGACGAACGACCAGTCGCCGCCCGAGACCTTCATCAGGTCGTAGGTCGAGCCGTCGAACATGCTGCCCACGAACTTGCACCGGGTGAAGGTCGCGTCGAAGAACGACGTCCTGGTGAAGGTGCAGTTGATGAAGCCGCTCTCCTCGTGGGTGGAGGCGTTGAAGCGGCAGTTGCGGAAGGTGCACTCGAAGAACTCGGCGCCGCTGCTGACAGCCTCGGTCAGGTCCACGTCGACGAACGCCACCCGCCGGTGCTGCTCACCCGACAGGTCTCTGCTGTCCCAGTCGGCGGCGCGAACGGTGGTGTCGGTCGGCGGCGCGGGAGCCCCGTGTTTGCGGTCAGCCATCATGCGGCGAAAGCGTAGACGGCGACGCCGACAGTTTCTGGAGCGCGCGCAGCGTCGCGGCCAGCTCCTCGTGCAGGATGCGGCTGGCCGCCTGCCTGTCGAACTTCTCGATCGCCGTGACCAGCCCCGCGTGCGAGGCGTCGCCGGGGTTACGGTCGGGTCCGCGCAGGTCGAGCAGGTCGACCAGGTCGATTAGCCCCTGCCGCAGCGCCGGCACGAACTCGGCGAACAGGTCGGTCAGCACCGGGTTGCGCGCGGCGGCCACGACCGCGGCGTGCAGCGCGATGTCGGCGTCGACGAAGGCGGCGTCGTCGCCCGCCGCGGCCGCACGCCTGGCCGCGAGGGCCGCCTTGAGCGCCTCGAGGTCGGCGGGCGTTCTCCGTTCGGCGGCCAGCCTGGCGGCCTGCACCTCGACCAGCATCCTGACCTCGTACACGTCCGCCACGGCCGCTCGGCGCAGCCGGGCGGGCCACTCCTCCGCGACCTCGGTGGCGATGACGAACACGCCGGAGCCCTGCCGCGCCTGCAGCAGCCCCGCCCCCGCCAGCGCGCGCAGCGCCTCCCGGACGGTCGACCGCCCCACGCCCAGCGTCTTGGCCAGCGTCGTCTCGCCCGGCAGCTTCGTGCCGACGGGGTACCGGCCGGCGGCGATCTCCTCGCGGAGGTGCTGGGTGGCCTGGTCGACGAGCGGGCTGGGACGGAGCATCGATAAACCTCTCAGGTTGTCTGAGGAGCTGAGGTGTGCTTAATCTACCGCACATGACGTGGAATGCCCAGCGCCCGAGCCCCATGCCCTACCACCGTTACCAGTCCTTTGACGAGCGGGTCGAGGTGCCGCTCACCGAGCGCGCCTGGCCGGGCAACCGCCTCGACCGGGCGCCGCTCTGGGTGCCCGTGGACCTGCGGGACGGCAACCAGGCGCTGGCCGAACCCATGGACACCACGCGCAAGCGCCGCCTGTTCGACCTGCTGGTCAGGATGGGCTTCAAGGAGATCGAGATCGGCTACCCCTCGGCCAGCCAGACCGACTTCGACTTCGTCAGGCACCTGGCCGAGAGCGATGCCGTCCCCGACGACGTTACGCCGGTGGTCTTCACCGCCGCCCGCCGCGATCTGATCGAGCGGACCTTCGCCTCGATCGAGGGGCTGCCGCGCACGGTCGTGCACCTGTACACCGCGACCGCGCCGGTCTGGCGCGAGGTGGTGCTGGGCAGGACCAGGCCCGAGATCCGCGCGCTGATCAAGGACGCGGCCGAGCACATGGCCAGGCTGGCCACGGCCGGCACCCGCTTCCAGTTCTCGCCCGAGGTGTTCAACCTCACCGAGCCCGACTTCGTGCTGGAGGTCTGCGACGGCCTCACCGAGCTGTGGGACGCCTCGCCCGACCGGCCCGTGATCCACAATCTGCCGGCCACGGTCGAGATCGCCACCCCGAACGTCTACGCCGACCAGATCGAGTACATGCACAGGCACCTGGCCAGGCGTGAGTCGATCATCCTGTCGGTCCACCCGCACAACGACCGGGGCACCGGCGTGGCCTGCGCCGAGCTGGCCGTACTGGCCGGGGCGCAGCGGGTGGAGGGCTGCCTGTTCGGCACCGGCGAGCGCACCGGCAACGTCGATCTCGTGACGCTGGCCATGAACCTCTACGCGCAGGGCGTGGACCCGATGCTGGACTTCTCCGACATCGACGCCATCCGCGAGACCGTCGAGGCGTGCAACAGGCTGCCCGTGCACCCGCGCCACCCCTACGCCGGCGAGCTCGTCTACACCGCCTTCTCCGGCACCCACCAGGACGCCATCAGCAAGGGCCTGGCCCACCAGAAGCCCGACGAGCCGTGGCGGGTGCCGTACCTGCCGATCGACCCGGCCGACGTGGGCCGCGGCTACGAGGCGGTCATCCGGGTGAACAGCCAGTCGGGCAAGGGCGGCGTCGCGCACCTGTTGCACACGCACTACGGTCTCGACCTGCCCGTACGGCTGCGCGCCGAGTTCGCGGCCGTCGTGCAGGCGGCCACGGACGGCAGCGGCCACGAGGCGACGCCGCGAGACCTGTGGGAGCTGTTCGAGGCCACCTACCTCGACGCTCCCGCGATGGCCTGGAGCACGTTCGAGGCAGCGCCCGGCGAGCATCACTTCAGCTGCGAGCTGGGCGAGGGCGTCGGCAACGGCCCCCTGTCCGCTCTCGTCGACGCCCTGCGCGGGGCCGGGATCGACGTGGACATCCTGCACTTCGCCGAGCACGCGACGGCCGCGGGGCCGGACAGCCCCGCCATCGCCTACGCCGAGTGCAGGGTGGCGGGCACGACCTGTTGGGGCGCCGGTCAGGACACCTCGGTGTTGACCGCCTCGGTGCGGGCCGTCCTCTCCGCCGTCGCCAGGGCGCGGCGTGGACGTGCGGCGGCGGCGACCGTGGCCAGCGCCGCCACGGCGGGCGCCTGATAGCACGTATTGGAACGATCGGTTTAATATTGTCCGGACCGGCACGGCTCCCCGCCGCAGGTGTCGGCCACCACACCGGTCTTGAGGAAGATGGCCTTCTGCAGCTGCGCCTCGGGGGTGCGGCGCGGGTCGGAATGCGGGTCGGCGCCCTCGGTAGGCGGGGTGTTGGTGAGCGGAGGGGCGGGCGTGCCGCTGTCCCAGACCACCATGGCCGAGCCCGGGTGCACGGGGCCGCGCATGGGCCTGATCCCCCAATACGGCACCACGTCCGGGCTGCGTCCCGGCGCGAGGGCGGGGGTGCGCAACCTGGCGCCGATCGTCCTGGCCTCGACGTCCGCGCTCACCTGCGCCACCTGGTGGTCGCCGAAGGCCACGTGCATGAGCACGCGGTGCCTCGGGGTGCCGCGCAGGGGGTCGTCGGTCATGTGGGCGGCGTAGCCGTTGGCCTCTCCCCTGTCCCACAGCATCTGCATCAGCGCGAGGATGATCTGCTGCTCGAGCCGGTCGGGGTAGGCCCGGTCGAGCACGGCCTGGAACGGGCCCGCGTCGGAGCTGCGGTTGAACAGCGTGCTGTAGTTCATGCCGGTTACCCCGAGCACGCCGCGCCCGATGTCGGTGGACAGGGCCACGAGCGCGCCGCCGAGGATGCCGCCCTGGCTGTTGCCGTCGAACACCAGGCCCTCGCGCGCGTCGATCAGCGCCCTGCCGTCCTGCCGCTGGAAGGCGGGGTGGGCGGTGAAGCCGTCGCGGGCGGTCATGGCGCGGCCGAGGTACATCGCGTTGACGAAGCCCTGCTGGGTGCGGTCAGGGATGGTGTGGAAGCGCGACAGGTCGGCGAACGTCGACACGACGTGCGGCACGTCCTCGTCGGCCATGCCGATCCACTTGGTGGCGCAGAAGACGAAGCCGTGCTTCTGCGCCATGGTCTTGACGTTGTCGGCGCCGACCTCGGCCTGCCTGCCGAGCAGGCCGTGGCCGTACAGGGCGGCGCGGGCGGAGCGCTCGAAGGCCACGCGCGGCACCTCGCAGCGGAACGGGGCGACCTGCTCGTTGCCCGGCAGCCTGGCGGGCCGCCCGTCCGGACCGTAGTGCAGGCCGGACCCCGGAGGGCCGCCGGGCCTGTCGAGATAGCTGGGCACCTGGAACGTGCCCTCGATCCTGCGCCCTATCCTGTCGTCCTGCTCGGGGGTGAAGTCGGTGACGGCGGTGACCTCGAACCTCGGCGACCCGCCGCGCAGCTGCCGTAACGCGTCGTCGCGCATGGTCAGCGCGCGTTCGGTCAGGCCGCGCTCGCTGGCCACCGTGAAGTCCCAGGCCAGGTAGAGGCCGTCGCGGCCGATGCCGTGCCGGGCCAGCCTGGACAGCAGGCGTCCCCTGCCGTCGGGGTCGTCGCCGGCGAGGATCCGCGCGTACACCGCGCCGGGCGGGATCGGCGCGCCGCCCGCGTCGCGCAGGTGCCGCAGCACGACCGCGTACGTGCGGCCCTCGCGCAGGTTGCGCGCGGGACGCACGATGAGCGCCCGCCGCTCCGGAGTCGAGGCGTTGGCGTCCAGCTCGGCCCAGTACGGCCAGCGCTCCCCCGTCTTGACGTCGACGAGCACGATCGGCGCGTCCCGATCGAGGGACCTGCCGATGTCGGTGATCGGCGCGGCGCCGGTCGCGGTCAGGTCGAGGCCGGGCACCCTGGCGAGGATCATGGAGCCCGGCGAGAAGCCGTCGCTCCTGTTCCACTCGGCGGGCGCGATCGGCACCCCCGCGGCGTTCTTCGGCATCGTCTCGGCCGACAGCGCGACGCGCCGTCCCGTGTCGGTCGTGGGGTCGGCGACGGTGAACCAGTCGTTGGGGAAGGGCAGCAGGCACGCGGCCGGATCGATCGGATCACAGGGCGGCGCGGGCTCCTGCGGCGCGGCGGCCCCGGTGAGAAGCGCGGCGACGAGCAGGGCGGCGGCACAGACGGCGGGCAGGCGCACGGTCACGATCTGGCACCTCGGCGGGTCGTGGAAGGGCGCTCATCATCGGCGCGCCCTCACCGGGTCGTCAATGCCTTTGTGACGGGTCACAGGAATGGCCGCCCCGGTTTGCCGCGTGGCC
This window of the Nonomuraea africana genome carries:
- a CDS encoding pentapeptide repeat-containing protein, encoding MMADRKHGAPAPPTDTTVRAADWDSRDLSGEQHRRVAFVDVDLTEAVSSGAEFFECTFRNCRFNASTHEESGFINCTFTRTSFFDATFTRCKFVGSMFDGSTYDLMKVSGGDWSFVGLPGADLRNASFADVRMKEADLTGARFAGAKVKGCDLSGAWLSKADFTRCDLRGSDLTSLDPVTCEIAGAIIDPVQAITLATNLGLSVKE
- a CDS encoding FadR/GntR family transcriptional regulator; amino-acid sequence: MLRPSPLVDQATQHLREEIAAGRYPVGTKLPGETTLAKTLGVGRSTVREALRALAGAGLLQARQGSGVFVIATEVAEEWPARLRRAAVADVYEVRMLVEVQAARLAAERRTPADLEALKAALAARRAAAAGDDAAFVDADIALHAAVVAAARNPVLTDLFAEFVPALRQGLIDLVDLLDLRGPDRNPGDASHAGLVTAIEKFDRQAASRILHEELAATLRALQKLSASPSTLSPHDG
- a CDS encoding 2-isopropylmalate synthase; protein product: MTWNAQRPSPMPYHRYQSFDERVEVPLTERAWPGNRLDRAPLWVPVDLRDGNQALAEPMDTTRKRRLFDLLVRMGFKEIEIGYPSASQTDFDFVRHLAESDAVPDDVTPVVFTAARRDLIERTFASIEGLPRTVVHLYTATAPVWREVVLGRTRPEIRALIKDAAEHMARLATAGTRFQFSPEVFNLTEPDFVLEVCDGLTELWDASPDRPVIHNLPATVEIATPNVYADQIEYMHRHLARRESIILSVHPHNDRGTGVACAELAVLAGAQRVEGCLFGTGERTGNVDLVTLAMNLYAQGVDPMLDFSDIDAIRETVEACNRLPVHPRHPYAGELVYTAFSGTHQDAISKGLAHQKPDEPWRVPYLPIDPADVGRGYEAVIRVNSQSGKGGVAHLLHTHYGLDLPVRLRAEFAAVVQAATDGSGHEATPRDLWELFEATYLDAPAMAWSTFEAAPGEHHFSCELGEGVGNGPLSALVDALRGAGIDVDILHFAEHATAAGPDSPAIAYAECRVAGTTCWGAGQDTSVLTASVRAVLSAVARARRGRAAAATVASAATAGA